TTTGATTTCCATTGTAATCACTACGTAATCCAAGTAAACTAGCTACGTCAGAATTTGAAACACCATTAGGATTAGCTTTTACTAACTCTAAGACAGAATTTTTCAACAACTCCAATCCTAACTGAGCTTTTTCTATCGCTCCTTGCGGAATGATAATTCCTTTTCTATTATTGGTTCCCAAGCCGCTTGGTATAATGGCATTTGTTAAAATTCCTCCAGTGCTAGTTGTGCCAAATGCAGAGATAAGTTCAGCTTCAATTTTCAACGCTTGAGATTCATCTAAATCATCTACGAGAATATCAATAATCACCTTGCTATTTGAACTTTCTATTTCTTTTATTCTCTTATATTTTTCGGTATTATCCGGTTTTATTAAATGATCAAATGCTCTACTTCCGGTTCCCTTTCCAATATAAAATGGTATTGCTGGGCTTCTTCTAGGATCTTTTAAAGCATAAACATAATAAAAATTTGTAGCCATATTCCATCTCTTTCCTTTCAATAATAAGTCTATTTTTTAGTTACATATAACGTATTGTTAATAACCCTAGGTTCGCTCTATATATCATATTTGTAGATATTAACTACCTCAGGCTCAAAAAATAGAGTTCAAATATTATATATCAATAACTAAAAATACTTAGTTTTTATTGTTTCTAATACTTATATATTAAAATCCATGCATTAAATTTATTAAATTATCTACATTATACACAAATTTTCGAAAACATCTTGTCGAGTTATGTCGTATTAAAAATAAAATTTATAAACTCTCTAATCTTGAAATTCAGACTAATTTTATATTAACTAGCACTACATCTTATTAATATATACCATCTAGACATCTAAATTCATTATCTGTATCGAAACTCATTTCATGTATAGGATTATAAATACAAGATTTTAAATAAATTACTGCACTTTTTATCTCTTTTTCACTACTATCTTCCTTAAATTTATCTATAGCATGATATATAACTAGAAAATTAAGTTTTTCTATATCTTTTCTAATAATATCAATAGAAACTAAGTTTCCACCTACCTTTATCACTTTCAATATCTCGAAATAATTACATTCGCTTAAAGTAAAGTGAATCAAATAAATTGGACTTATGTCAATATAGTAGACATAAGTCCAATCATAAAAAATTCTACGTATAAATATAAACTATGTTTGTTTAAGTCTAATTTAAAATTCTATTTAGTCTCGTATTGATTTCACGCAAAATCTCCATTGTCGGAACATTGTACTAATTAATATTCAATGTAAACAATATCAATCGTTTCCAACTTCAATTTCTCTAAATTTATAAGTTTCTTTTCCATGCTCAATGCTATATAAGTATTTAAAAATACCATTAATTTTATCACGATTGCTTTCGTTATCTGCAGTAGAGCAATATGACTGCTCAATTAAGTTGGATATGAAATATGGAAATGAGAATTTTTCAATATAATATAGCGAATAGTAATTTTCTTCTTGTTCTTGTTCATTCCAATATCTAATAAAAAAGTTTTCACCTAGCGAAATATGGTTAACATACCCTGGATACCTTTTTAAAGTATCCTCTAAAGTTATAGCACTCCTACTATCTTTATTCATTAGTTTAAACTGGTTATCATAGGCAAATATTCCATTAAAAATATGATTCCCTATGAGCATTCCATTTTCATGAGCTTTTTTAATTACCTCTTCAATTTGTCTTACATATACTTTAGTCTTGACCTCAATAATTCCAACTACATTTTCATTAGAACATATTATAAAATCTCCTTCAGAAAAGATTAACGGAAACCTATTATCATAAATAATAATGTCTATTTGTTTTGTCATTTGATTATCTGAACACAGAACAAAACCGGTTCCAACAGATAATTGTTTGGGCAGAACTCTTCTTAACATATTCATTAGAATTATTTCTTTATATCGCCCTTCTTCACCCCAATGGCTTGAACCAATTATATTTCTCACTCTATTTTTTAGTGCATTAAATTCCTCCGATATAGACTTTTGGTATAATTCAAAATTACTCCTACTCATAATAATTAATCTCCTCTTTTAGGCTAATATAATATGATTTATTTCTATTAATTTTATAGTACAAAATTTTCTCTATTAATGACACTATCAACATCTGTGTTTAATCATTTTCTTAAATTTAAAAAATACAAAATATATTAAAAAAGCAAAATAAATTATAGAAAGATAATCCATATATAAAGTTAAAAAGAAAGATACAATTGCAAATATAATATAAAACCAGTTCTTTAATTCAATTTCTAGGTTTTTATTAGATATTACATTTAGTAAAGAATAAGCCAATAATATCAAAACATTTGCTGATATAAATCGTAATATAGTCCACAGCTTTTGATACCATTCAATTTGTGGATGGATCATTTCTAGCCCCAAATAAATACCAAATAAAGTTTGTACTATTGCTACAACCGTCATTACACCTGGAATAAAGAAGGAATCTAAATACTGCATATAGTAATCTATAGCATATTTCTTTCCTGCATCGATTTTTTCAGACTGTTCATGATGTATAGATGAAATTTCTTCTCTTAGTAAAACTAATAACTCTTCTAGCTTGTCTTTACTTCTATTATTGTAATACTCTTCACATTTTTTGAATATATTTCTTGATAAAAAAGAATATGAATTGCTAATGGCTTCATGTAAAGAATTTAGTATCTCTTTTTCCTCAGTTTCCAAATATCTTAAAATATTAAATTCAAGATTTCCATATACCTTAAGGACCTGTCCTCTTCTTTCTATTTCAATATCCATATTCTTTAAATGAAAAATTCTTATTTCTTTAAACAACCATAGTGAAGTTAATACTACTAAAATTATCCAAGGTATACTATTACCAGAAATAATTAATTCCATGATTCCGTTAATATCTGTATATGATATATCCCCCACCTACCTGTCATTAAATATAATAATACCAATAGAAATCACTAAAGCAAAGTCTACATAGTGCTGTTTATATAGATCAAAAAAGTTAAACTTTTTGTGTCTATGATATTGAAATAAGTCCAAGAAATCACAATCATTTATAATATGGTTCCTCCTAATGTTGTACTAGCTTTTTTTATAATTCTATTCATTAAAGTAATCATCTATTTCTAAACCAAGTTCTCCCGCATTTCCTAATCTTTGATTAACACCAAATCCACAACAACAACATTCCACTTTTTCTGTCCATTCGTAATAATCAAATTTATAATCCATATCACCTTCAGTCAAATAATCTTTATATTCAAGTAATGTTTCTAAACCACATACTGGACAAACATACTCTCGTATACGATCAAAATGATATTCTTCCTCTTCCTTCTTAATATTAGATACTTGTAATGCTATTCGACTTTTAATATCAAACTTTTTTTATCAAAATAAGCCCAACCTACATGAAAAATCTTACCAGTATCATTTTTATAATCTTTGCTTTCCCATTCAGATTTTCTCATGTTATTATAGTATGCCGCTCTCCCTACTTCTTTTAAGTAAGCCGCCTTTTTTATATGTTTTTTATCAGAAAAATCATTAGTAGACTCATATAAATCTATAATTTTGCTTAAAGGCTCAATACCAAGTGCTACATATTCATACTTCCATATTTTTTGATATTTATGGTACTCTGTATCTTCTACTACCTTTTTCACCAAAGGTAAAATATATTTCCCTATGAAAATATCTAACTCTTCATATGGTACTATATACAGCCCTCTATGCCATATACTATTTCTTAACTTGTTTAACTTTTCTAATACTCTTATTTTTTTATCTTCTGCCCAAATTTGGTGCTTACTATTTATAAATCCTTCTTTATTTAATTGAGGAAAAGCTTTTAGCACTTCACTAAACTCTATTGAAATCAATTTACTTTCTTCTTCAACATCTAAATCTATATTGTTTATTAATTTATATAGAATATCATATTTGTTTTGTACTCTTACAGTAAGTAATTTATTTATCTTTCCTAAGATATCCTTTGTTATCAATTCAAAGAAATGTTGGAAATGTACAATGCATTCAAAATAGTTTTCATAATAAGCTTTTATATGCGCTATAATAGGATCTTCCTTTATATCTCTCTCATTATTAATAAAAGCTCCAATATTCATTTCATTTGACTTGTATGTACTATAATAGGCTTTTAAAGCTAACCTTAATGACACAAAAGCTAAGTTTTCTAACTCATACTTACTACTTTCTAATTTGAAACCATTATCCACTATTGTTTTTAGTTCTTCATCTATATTTCTCACAGTTTTCCTCTTCTCCTTTGCTATGGTAGCTCTCTATATTAATAATTCTTTTAATTCTAGATATCTCCTCTTTGTATATTTAAAGTTAATTATATTATTTTCATAGAGATTAAATTAGTAGTAATGGATAATTTTTTGCTAACATCCTTCATATTTTTGATAATTTCGATAGCCACCATTTAAACATAACACTGAGGATATTTTATTAATTGTCTCAGTATGAACTTCATATTAAGCCTTCTCCTAAGCTCTCTGAACTTAAAAACTTACTATATTTTTTCAGATATTGAGCCTTCTACTAAATTAATTGATAGCTCAAGAAAATATTATTGAAGTACCCGTACTAAAATGATAAAATTAATAATGGTAGACGGATTAAATAATTAGATTGTATGGTATTGAGAATTGGCGACCTTACAATTAGGGAGGATTTACATGGGACATTTGTTTGTTCTATGTAATATTAATATATAAATATTTTTATTATAAGATTTAGTCATAAATTTTTAAAAATTAAATAACTATCATTGATTTGATAGAATCTCCAGCTAACGTTTACCAAGTAACAGGAGGATGCTGCCGGAAGGTTTTATCAAAGTACTTTTTAAACCATTGTTTTTAACCTAGGTGTTGAAAAACATGGTTTTATTGAAGTATTTTGATAAGGTCTTCCGTTTTTTATGTCACCTTATCAAAAATACTTTTTAATTAGTAGATTAGATTGGAGGCATGTATGTATGAAAAAAAAGCATATTTCTTTTATAAACAGTTTAATTGCTGGAATAGTCGCAAACCATTTAGCTCAACCAACAATTGAAACTTTATATATAATTTTGATTCTTACTATATTCGTTCTACTAAATAGTAAGAAGGATTAATAAACAAATGGAATTCATTCCAATTCATGAATTCCATTTTCCATAACTTTATAATATCTAAACCTAATCATATAATAATCTGATTAACTTGTCATTTAAAAACTATCTATAGTTAGTTTCATCGCTATTCAGCTGCCTTATTACTGAAGACAGCAAACCTTGCGAACCTTCTAATATACAAAAAACACCATCGTTTATGATACGATGAACCGTATCGCTGTAACCGCAGTTTTTAATCAATTTAAATAATGTACAAACTAAAATAGTATCATTTCATTTTTTTTACTGTAACAAATTACTTGTTCAATCTCATCTAACCAGTAACTATCTATTGTAGAGGTTATTCTACTCTTATTGTCATTAATAGCTTCTAATGTCGTGTCGTCACCTAAAATAGCGCAAAATATTAAGCAGTTCTTAATAAAACATTCATTATAGTTTTGCAAATATAACTGTTGATTCAACCAGGGTCTAATTAATGTAGCAAATTTTTCTAGAGTAGGTGTTTTTATTAATACTGTTCTACGAGGATTAATTTCTTCTCTCAAGTCTACAAGTATTTGAACAAATACAGTATTTAGCTTCTGTACATTATTCTCGAATGATACTATCAGTCCTAAAGCAACAGTAGAAATTTTGTTATTCTCTTCGACTAGTTTATACAGTAATTCTAAATCACTAGGTTCAAATATATTGTCTATATTATTAGTTTTTAATTCCCATACTTCACTATTTTCGTTTCTAGTATGAATTTTTCTTAATGCCCATTCATCTAACAAAGAAATTCTCTTATTCATTTTAATTTTCTTATTTAAGATCGTACTGAAGATTATAGAGCAATATTTCTTTATATTTGCTGATTTTGCTAATACTAAAGCAATTAAATATTCTAGTTCATTATTCTTTATTCCATCTAATTTTTTTATTAATTTCGCATAATCTTCTTCTGATGCTATATTGGAAAACGCATACGTTAACCAGGTTGTATCTTTTAATTCAGCATCTAACAACAATTCCATAATTACTTCCAAAGCTTCTTTAGCCTTATAGTCCCCTAAGGATATTAATATTTGTCCTCCGAGTCTTGAGTGTGCATTCTCTTTTAACAAATTAATTAATGTTGGTATGGCATCTCTGTAATTCATAGACGCAAGCCCTCTACACATCCACCCTAAAACTTCACTATCAAATCTAGCACTAATTAGCCTTTGGAATAAACCTTCGCCCGTAGATTTAAGCTTTGAATAGGACAACGCTACTACAATATCTTGCTCGATACCGGTATTATTAATGTTATCAAGCATGGATAACAATTGATCCCTTAATATAATATCTTCAATATCTTTGTACCATCCTCTTACCCATGTTCTAACGTTACCGCCTGTATCACATATTAGATCTAAAAATAACTCTGTTTTGTTTAAGCTCTGTCTCATTGATAGACTTTCTACAATATATCTTCTAACATAATCATCATGTTCTTTGTTTCGGACCAATTTGCATAACCTTTCAGTCCCTGCTTTACTATCATAACCTTTTAGAATATCTGCTATTTCGCTAGATACAGAGGCAAAGCTTTCCTCAGGATTATCTAGTATTATTTCAAAAAAAGCAATTAAATCTTCTTCTATTAAATCCTGTTCGATTTTTTCTGATTTTATAAAAACTTTAAATGATTGAATAGCTTCATTTGCGACAATGCTATTATTTCTAAATTGCTTAAAAATATATTTTATGTGATCAGCAATATTACGATATGTTTCACCTTTTAAACTACTGGAAAAATAATTGCTTACTCTAGACAAAAACTTTGTTAATAAACTTCCCTGTTGTTTTAAATCATATTTTATTATTGCTTCGATAACTTCTCTTTGTTCTTGTTCATTTCCTGTCATGAAATAGTAGCTTATAGCATTTACACCAATATTATTAGGAAGCCATTCTATTATTTTTTTTATTTTTTTTTCTTTGTCATATATACTATCAAGCGCCAAAACTCTTGCTGCAATTATATAGTCTCTAATTTTTGAGAAATAAAAACCGTTATAAACATTACCGACATCATCCATGTATTTATAGAGGATATTAAAACGATATAAATCTTTAGGTATATCTTCATTAATGTTTAGTTTTATATATCGTCTAATATCTTTTTCATGTACTAAGTTTTTTCCCTCTACTAGTATACATTCACTAATTCCATCAATAAATCTATATAATAAATCCTTATTCGGGGATTTTTTAAACTTTGAATCTAAGTATTTCATCAGTGTCACTCTAGAATCTATACTTACTGTTGTTTTATTATAATATGCCACTTCATATGCAACTCTAATATTAAAAGGATTTTTATCTATTCTCGTAATATCCTCAGCCTTTAATTCAATACCTAGTGTTTTATGGCACATATTAGCTAATTCAAGGAATTCTTCTTTATTAAGTTCTACTAATTTAGGTGTATTGTAAAATAAGTTATCATTCAAATCCGAAGTGACATCGTTTATTTTAGTAAATTCATCCCATATAAAGTCATTACAACTGATACAAAGTCTGATATTTAACGCACTTGTATATTTTACCAATTTATTTATTTGCAAAACTTTATCATGTGCTATCCACTCATCAATTGCATCAATAAATATAATGAAATTTTTATTGTGAATCTGCGAAAGACTAGCAATTTTTTTAAATACATTTAGTTCTGTTTCTTGAGATGAAAAGAACATGTTAAAATCGGCAACTATTTCTTTAAATAATGATTTCCCTAATATAGAACCCGAATAAAATAAATATGGCTCTTGATTATAATTATCTGCAAGATAACACATTAAATTGGTCTTCCCTACTCCGGAAGCTCCTATTATTGCAAAAACAGTTTTCTCTGTTTGCATGAGAAACTCATTAAAACTATGCTGAAGATCCTGTCTTTGAACGTATATATCTTTTATATATTTATATTTTAGTTGTTCTTCAATATCAGAAGTTGAATCCGAACAAAACTTTTTTAATATATTTTTATTATTTATTACGCAAAATTTTCTTAAGTTATCATAAGAATATCCGATAAAATTTTTTAAAGCATCTAATCTTATTCTTAGCTCTTCATCTAATGTAGGAATATAATCTTTAATAAGTCTATCTTTATTTAATTCCTCAATGTCTTCACCTGTGTATGTATCATATATTACTGTCTTTTTCCCATTTGTAACGATTACATATGGTGCCATTTGATCTAATAGTCTTGCATATGATATTCCTTGCTTTTTGTCATCTTCTGTTAGGCTAACTCCTTCAGCCTTAAGTTCTAAAATAAATATATTTTTACCATCCCTTTTGCATAATATATCTAATCTTCCTTTTACAGTGTTGACATCTTCATTCTTTAAATTATAAACACCTCTACCTAGGCGTATTGTAAAATTTGTTTCAAACTCTATTTCCCCTTCATTTAATCCAATATCTTTCAATAGCGGAAGTACTAAGTTATTTTTTATCATTTCTTCGTTATAACTCATTTAACTCTCCCCCTTGTCTTATCCTAAAAATTCTTCTCACGTATTTAATCACAATATACTCATCCAAAAGTGTATTAATATTCATGTTCTATATTAACAAACAATTTAAATTACACTATAAGTAATATCTTTTAATTCAATATCAATCAATAATCAAAAAAATCCCTCTCATTTATGGTATGGTTCAGCATACCAAGTTAAAAACATACGAATTTGACTACTAACATGCCATGAATATTGTAAAGTTGTTAATTTTTTTCCGTTCCACTCAAAAATTTAATAGGAATCTAGATTTTTATTTGACGTTTACAGTAAATGAAATAGACGAATTATAAAACGGGTATTAAAGAGGGTTAGCTTCGTAATCCTCTTTAATACATAAATCATCATTAATTTTAATAACTATGATAATAAAAAGCTTTAAAATCAAATAATAATCAGTCTTATACTGGTTCTCATCGCTACCATTAGTACCGTGCAAATATCTATTTCGTATATCAAAGCCATTTGTAAATTTGGATTTATTCAGATAATAATCCAGATAATCTTGTTCATTTCTTGATAGCAGTGTACTTTCGAATGTAACATAATTTTTTCTTTCAAAATCATCTATTAAACTTCTAATCTCTTTATGGTAGTGCCAATAACTTAATACATCCTCATAATAAAATTCTTTCAGAATATAAACAGTCTTAATGTCCACAATTTTAATATAGCCATCATCATTTTCGAAAATTAGTTCATTATCAAACAACCATTGCATTCGATGAAGCTGGTGTTCAAGAAAATCGCTTTTCTTAACAGAATCTTTGACTACTAAATCTAAAAAATTCCTATATTTTTCTTTCTTACTTGGTAAATAAAAAATACCACTTTGGTCAGAAAACAATAAGTATGATGCAGTTTTACACCAACCGTCCAATGGATAAACGTATTTGTTGGTATTGAATGATTTGATTTCATTATTTTTAAAGCTAGACGAAGAGAGTTGAATTAATTCTTGGTCAATTTCTCCATCTTCTACTAATGCGTTGTACTGTTTAAATACTCTGTCAATTTCCGGTAGAATCGACCTGCATTTTTCAAAGTAAGGTGTAACATCAGATGGCATCTTTACTACAAAATTTTCTATCGAAAATTCATCTTTTAAATACTTCATAAAAAACCATTCAATCATATCCTCAATTCTGATATTGAAGGTATTCATCACCTGTATATAGCTATACACTTCAGCATTAGCTATCATTTCCATAAAATTAAATCCAAATGATGTTTTATATAAATGACTTCCTGATGGACTGAAAGCCGATTCCAAAGCGCTCATACCATTTGTTTTGGATACTAAAGTTAATCTAAATTTATCATCTACTATGTTAAACAGATGAATAAAATTATTCCAAAGTGTAGGGAGATCTTGGTTCTCTTCAATCCATTTACGACTAACCTTAATATCCACCGATGTACCTGTTTTAGTTATAATTATTTCCTCATTTAGGTCTGTCGGATATGTAATTGAAACACTCGATTCAATTCCTGTTCCATTACTGAATATTTTTTCGTTTTCAATAATTTCTTTTCTTTTTGCGTGTAATTTCACTTTATCTGGAATAATAAGTCCCCGATTTGTTGGAAACGTAATAATACTTCTGAGATAATTGATGTTTACCTCAGAAGAATCAATATATCTATCAATTAATTCTACTACTTCATCACTTAGCAAAGAAGGTGGCAAGAACAATGTGGTCTCACCAAGATATTTAGAAATGATTGTCTCAGCATTTCTAGGGTCACTGAGAATTCTCTCTTTGACAAAAGAATCACAATGCTCAGTTAGTCGTTTGAATTGAAGCACCATGTAAATGTGAACATATTCTTTATTCAGTAACTCTTTAAAATCTAATTCGCCAATTTTTTCGTATAATTTATACTCCTCAATTATCTCTAAATAATCTTCGGTTTCAATAAAGTCAATCTCATCATACAACTTAGCATAATTAGAACCATATACTCCCAAGAATTGTCCAATTTTTTTACGCAATTCTTTCACTAGTATTTTAGAATCACTATGAGTTACTTCTTCGATGTAGTCAGAAAACCTCTTTATTTCAAGATACTTAAGAATATTATGAAATTCGATTATGTCAGATATTTTGCATTGATTTTCAAAAGAACTTACATTGATTTTATCAGCAATTTTGTTTAGTTCTATACCACAAGCCATATCCCATTCAGAGTAAAACTTAACCCTATCCAAAAGTCCACCTCCATTATTTAGCAATGATTGCAAATAATACTTAATCCCATTATTCCTAAGCCACTCTCTCGAAAATTTTTTTCTTCACTTTATCCTTGTACCAATTTTCGAGTGTCAGCCGGACCCGGTCGAAGTCTTTATTTTCTACTGGCACAACAAACTTGCCTCTACTAAGTTTTGCTTCAGGCACTTTAATAGTTTCATCTACAACAATCTGAAGGCTGTAATTTCTACCCATATAGATGTATGATTCTCCATCTCGTACACAAAATGGAAAAGCGTTTCTGAACTTAATCCTTTCAAAATATATACTCCTCTCACTGAGTAACATTATTAGCTTAAACTATTCAGAATAATAATTCTAAATCCGAAAAAGTCAAATCCTCAATATTACATGCAAACTCTCTATTTATTCCGGTACCTTTATTTCTTGTGTATACAGCAATATATTTCTATCTATTTTGAAATTTGTTGAAAAACCCTTTTTCTCTTCCGATAAAAAAGAGTATTTCAGATTTGTTGTATTTATAATAAATGGTCGAGTAATCGGACCTTTCGAATAATCCAAGGTCAACCATTCTTGAATAACGATTAAATTCTTATCATCTGACCAATACAAATCATCACCAAAGATTCTGTTTTTCAGTAGTATACCGTTTATCATTAGTTCGTA
Above is a genomic segment from Alkaliphilus oremlandii OhILAs containing:
- a CDS encoding GIY-YIG nuclease family protein, which encodes MATNFYYVYALKDPRRSPAIPFYIGKGTGSRAFDHLIKPDNTEKYKRIKEIESSNSKVIIDILVDDLDESQALKIEAELISAFGTTSTGGILTNAIIPSGLGTNNRKGIIIPQGAIEKAQLGLELLKNSVLELVKANPNGVSNSDVASLLGLRSDYNGNQKDYLSYSILGLLLREKKIKRDKIAGRISHKEI
- a CDS encoding DUF6602 domain-containing protein, translating into MSRSNFELYQKSISEEFNALKNRVRNIIGSSHWGEEGRYKEIILMNMLRRVLPKQLSVGTGFVLCSDNQMTKQIDIIIYDNRFPLIFSEGDFIICSNENVVGIIEVKTKVYVRQIEEVIKKAHENGMLIGNHIFNGIFAYDNQFKLMNKDSRSAITLEDTLKRYPGYVNHISLGENFFIRYWNEQEQEENYYSLYYIEKFSFPYFISNLIEQSYCSTADNESNRDKINGIFKYLYSIEHGKETYKFREIEVGND
- a CDS encoding HEAT repeat domain-containing protein, with amino-acid sequence MSYNEEMIKNNLVLPLLKDIGLNEGEIEFETNFTIRLGRGVYNLKNEDVNTVKGRLDILCKRDGKNIFILELKAEGVSLTEDDKKQGISYARLLDQMAPYVIVTNGKKTVIYDTYTGEDIEELNKDRLIKDYIPTLDEELRIRLDALKNFIGYSYDNLRKFCVINNKNILKKFCSDSTSDIEEQLKYKYIKDIYVQRQDLQHSFNEFLMQTEKTVFAIIGASGVGKTNLMCYLADNYNQEPYLFYSGSILGKSLFKEIVADFNMFFSSQETELNVFKKIASLSQIHNKNFIIFIDAIDEWIAHDKVLQINKLVKYTSALNIRLCISCNDFIWDEFTKINDVTSDLNDNLFYNTPKLVELNKEEFLELANMCHKTLGIELKAEDITRIDKNPFNIRVAYEVAYYNKTTVSIDSRVTLMKYLDSKFKKSPNKDLLYRFIDGISECILVEGKNLVHEKDIRRYIKLNINEDIPKDLYRFNILYKYMDDVGNVYNGFYFSKIRDYIIAARVLALDSIYDKEKKIKKIIEWLPNNIGVNAISYYFMTGNEQEQREVIEAIIKYDLKQQGSLLTKFLSRVSNYFSSSLKGETYRNIADHIKYIFKQFRNNSIVANEAIQSFKVFIKSEKIEQDLIEEDLIAFFEIILDNPEESFASVSSEIADILKGYDSKAGTERLCKLVRNKEHDDYVRRYIVESLSMRQSLNKTELFLDLICDTGGNVRTWVRGWYKDIEDIILRDQLLSMLDNINNTGIEQDIVVALSYSKLKSTGEGLFQRLISARFDSEVLGWMCRGLASMNYRDAIPTLINLLKENAHSRLGGQILISLGDYKAKEALEVIMELLLDAELKDTTWLTYAFSNIASEEDYAKLIKKLDGIKNNELEYLIALVLAKSANIKKYCSIIFSTILNKKIKMNKRISLLDEWALRKIHTRNENSEVWELKTNNIDNIFEPSDLELLYKLVEENNKISTVALGLIVSFENNVQKLNTVFVQILVDLREEINPRRTVLIKTPTLEKFATLIRPWLNQQLYLQNYNECFIKNCLIFCAILGDDTTLEAINDNKSRITSTIDSYWLDEIEQVICYSKKNEMILF